One stretch of Priestia megaterium DNA includes these proteins:
- a CDS encoding AbrB/MazE/SpoVT family DNA-binding domain-containing protein has product MKSTGIVRKVDDLGRIVIPKELRRVLEIDVKDPVEIFVETDRIILKKYEPNGACAITGEVSSDNVTIADGKLTLSREGMELLLEELKQRNF; this is encoded by the coding sequence ATGAAATCGACTGGTATTGTAAGAAAAGTAGATGATTTAGGTCGTATCGTAATTCCTAAAGAGTTAAGACGTGTTCTTGAAATAGATGTAAAAGATCCTGTTGAAATTTTTGTTGAAACAGATCGAATTATTTTGAAGAAATATGAGCCGAACGGTGCTTGTGCGATTACTGGCGAAGTATCTTCTGACAACGTAACAATCGCAGATGGCAAATTAACTTTAAGCCGCGAAGGTATGGAGTTATTACTTGAAGAGTTAAAACAACGTAATTTCTAA